A genomic window from Phragmitibacter flavus includes:
- a CDS encoding YfbK domain-containing protein has translation MNPSSDFDSYDDPDFTAYALGEADLEQSTRVRQRLANDPVARARFDDLQQTIDALQQAPLPPRRALHPRQRETVLTMGQIKSLPASTLRPLHHPKRSKNVVWQISKFAAAACLAIGAFFVGQRVSSADKSRPMLASNVGLDQTQTPPPSKPALMEPAAPTVTLIAAPELQNHKPEVPTDRALLPQPAMQPPSMVQLPPASMLNSPPSASAPPAAKVEIAAAAAPQKAVSTAGFILTTDVSESRFVFKPNDARPKPAEFAGIILASPTPIITAPAPKKSTKREAPQPPLQVRSWKAEIASCPWDTDRRLMRLVVQIPVDQPAIEFNEAEYQLQTTFDPKQVRAHRLVAEKHIRPTSGRNQATRIVWYEIVPNTGFSASDDAPATLGRLNIIQPRNSKSADESNLPLMDRGAIWKDAREDFIFETAMVGFGLLLQGKENIGHLNHDLVLNLAEESSSEVPQGERARFIQSVRQAQRAAGL, from the coding sequence ATGAATCCCTCCTCCGACTTCGATTCCTACGACGATCCTGACTTCACCGCCTATGCCCTGGGTGAAGCCGATCTGGAGCAAAGCACCCGCGTGCGCCAGCGTCTCGCCAACGACCCTGTCGCCCGCGCTCGCTTCGACGACCTCCAACAAACCATTGACGCCCTTCAGCAGGCTCCGCTGCCTCCCCGCCGCGCCCTTCATCCTCGTCAGCGCGAGACCGTCCTCACCATGGGCCAGATCAAGTCGCTGCCCGCCTCCACCCTGCGTCCCCTTCATCACCCGAAACGGTCCAAAAACGTCGTCTGGCAGATCAGCAAATTCGCAGCCGCCGCCTGTCTCGCCATCGGTGCCTTCTTCGTCGGTCAACGCGTCTCTTCAGCCGACAAAAGCCGTCCAATGCTGGCGTCGAATGTTGGCCTCGATCAAACCCAAACACCCCCGCCCTCCAAGCCAGCCCTGATGGAGCCGGCTGCACCAACCGTGACCTTGATCGCCGCGCCGGAACTTCAGAACCACAAGCCGGAAGTCCCGACCGACAGAGCCCTGCTGCCACAGCCTGCGATGCAACCACCCTCCATGGTGCAGCTTCCTCCCGCATCCATGCTCAATTCCCCCCCGTCCGCATCCGCCCCTCCCGCCGCGAAAGTCGAAATCGCCGCCGCCGCCGCCCCCCAAAAAGCAGTCTCCACCGCTGGTTTCATCCTCACCACCGACGTTTCAGAATCGCGCTTCGTCTTCAAACCCAACGATGCACGGCCCAAACCCGCAGAATTCGCCGGGATCATCCTTGCCTCTCCCACCCCCATCATCACCGCTCCTGCCCCTAAAAAATCGACCAAACGCGAGGCCCCCCAGCCACCACTTCAAGTCCGCTCGTGGAAAGCCGAAATTGCCTCGTGCCCCTGGGATACCGACCGACGTCTGATGCGCCTCGTCGTGCAGATCCCCGTCGACCAGCCCGCCATTGAGTTCAACGAAGCCGAATACCAACTTCAAACCACTTTCGATCCCAAACAGGTCAGAGCACACCGTCTCGTCGCCGAAAAACACATCCGCCCCACCAGCGGTCGCAACCAGGCCACCCGCATTGTCTGGTATGAAATCGTTCCCAATACCGGATTCAGCGCCTCCGACGATGCTCCCGCCACTCTTGGCCGACTGAATATCATTCAACCCCGCAACAGTAAATCTGCCGACGAAAGCAACCTGCCTCTGATGGATCGTGGCGCCATCTGGAAGGACGCACGCGAAGATTTCATTTTTGAAACCGCCATGGTTGGCTTCGGTCTCCTCCTTCAAGGCAAGGAGAACATCGGCCATCTCAATCACGATCTCGTTCTCAACCTCGCCGAAGAAAGCAGCAGCGAAGTCCCCCAAGGCGAACGCGCCCGCTTCATCCAAAGCGTCCGCCAAGCCCAAAGGGCCGCAGGGCTCTAA
- a CDS encoding aldo/keto reductase, whose translation MKRNRLGKSGIVVSEICLGTMTFGLQADEKTSFAMMDRAVEAGIDFFDTAEIYPVPPDAATFGITEEIIGKWIQSRGNREHLIIASKVTGPGHGWFRPPVRGGFTALDRRQIHRACEASLKRLNTDYLDLYQTHWPDHGMRQQDTLEALTELIQQGKVRTIGASNETSWGLMKNLWESEKHGFARFDTVQNNFSLINRRCESELAQVCRQEGISLLPYSPLGGGVLTGKYNDGALPQGARFSDYLVTGGPRQQRMARRFVNERTTETTHQLSLIAADLGISVTTLAVAWSKQHDFVGSTIIGATTVDQLTDSLAAADLVLDSSTLERINQIDEAIPNPMTEDGLRRL comes from the coding sequence ATGAAACGCAACCGGCTCGGCAAAAGTGGCATCGTCGTCAGCGAGATCTGTCTTGGCACCATGACGTTCGGACTCCAGGCCGATGAAAAAACTTCATTCGCCATGATGGACCGCGCCGTTGAGGCCGGCATCGACTTCTTCGACACCGCCGAAATCTACCCGGTCCCGCCCGATGCTGCCACGTTCGGCATCACCGAGGAAATCATCGGCAAATGGATTCAATCACGCGGCAATCGCGAGCACCTCATCATCGCCAGCAAAGTCACCGGTCCCGGTCACGGCTGGTTCAGACCGCCAGTGCGAGGCGGATTCACGGCGCTCGACCGCCGCCAGATTCACCGCGCCTGCGAAGCCAGTCTCAAAAGGCTCAATACCGACTACCTCGACCTATACCAGACCCACTGGCCCGACCACGGCATGCGCCAGCAGGACACCCTAGAAGCCCTCACCGAGCTCATCCAGCAAGGCAAGGTCCGCACTATCGGAGCCAGCAACGAAACTTCCTGGGGCCTCATGAAAAATCTCTGGGAGTCCGAAAAGCACGGCTTCGCCCGCTTCGACACCGTCCAAAACAATTTCTCGCTGATCAACCGTCGCTGCGAAAGCGAACTCGCCCAAGTGTGTCGCCAGGAAGGTATCAGCCTGCTCCCCTACTCTCCACTCGGAGGCGGCGTGCTGACCGGCAAATACAACGACGGTGCCCTTCCTCAGGGAGCCCGCTTCAGCGACTATCTCGTTACCGGCGGACCGCGCCAGCAACGCATGGCCCGTCGCTTCGTCAATGAACGCACCACCGAGACCACCCATCAACTTTCCCTCATCGCCGCCGACCTGGGCATTTCAGTCACCACCCTCGCCGTCGCCTGGAGCAAACAACATGATTTCGTCGGCTCCACCATCATCGGTGCCACCACTGTCGATCAACTGACCGACTCACTTGCCGCAGCCGATCTTGTCCTCGACTCGTCCACTCTCGAACGCATCAATCAAATCGACGAAGCCATCCCCAATCCCATGACCGAAGACGGCCTGCGCCGCCTCTGA